Proteins from one Porites lutea chromosome 3, jaPorLute2.1, whole genome shotgun sequence genomic window:
- the LOC140929453 gene encoding uncharacterized protein KIAA1958-like, whose product MASRFKDLDVSVEDFISEQENESTKKKTLQNVAVLQQFLASKNEERKLEEIPPEELNEYLSEFIITVRTKDKQEEYEPSSLRGFIASFERYLKKKNYGHSIIKDLQFEKTRKALSSKQKDLKRKGKGNKPNASVAISEDDIQVLYEKKLLGTERPEALLNTLWLNNTTQFGLRGCKEHRDMCWGDVKLKKTSTGVEFLEYGERQTKTRLGDDTNDVRPIAPKMFSLPNSDRCPVLTYKVFAEKRPTQMNFDEAPFYLAVNNIKTDSLDKKPWFKQSPVGVNKLNSIMKVMSEKAELNKPRLKNHSGRKTMMQTLVNEEIPPTDIIQLSGHRNLQSVNNYATVSEKQQMKMSRTLSAFTTGIVSKKDAPREESSCGSSSENNKMLVSQQRTEHTVTSSTCGQQQALQIFAGATISGGNIHVSINTLNKSPILPTSPKPKYQRYKRLLSSDSESD is encoded by the coding sequence atggcatcaagatttaAGGATTTAGATGTGTCTGTGGAGGATTTCATCTcagaacaagaaaatgaaagcactaaaaagaaaactttgcaaaatgtaGCCGTGCTGCAACAATTCCTAGCATCGAAAAACGAGGAACGAAAACTTGAAGAGATCCCTCCAGAGGAGCTGAATGAATATTTGAGCGAATTCATCATAACAGTCCGCAccaaagacaaacaagaagaatacGAACCAAGCTCGCTTCGAGGATTCATTGCAAGCTTTGAGAGAtatctcaaaaagaaaaattacggtCACAGCATCATCAAAGACCTGCAattcgagaaaacaagaaaagctttGTCATCCAAGCAGAAAGATTTGAAACGCAAAGGGAAAGGCAATAAACCAAATGCATCTGTCGCTATCAGTGAAGACGACATACAAGTTCTCTACGAGAAAAAACTTCTAGGAACTGAGAGACCTGAAGCTCTGCTGAACACACTCTGGTTGAATAACACAACTCAGTTCGGTCTTCGCGGCTGCAAAGAGCACAGGGACATGTGCTGGGGCGACGTGAAGCTCAAGAAAACATCAACTGGAGTGGAATTTCTTGAATACGGAGAACGACAAACAAAAACCCGCCTCGGAGATGACACGAACGATGTTAGGCCGAtagctccaaaaatgttttcacttccAAATAGCGACAGATGTCCAGTGTTGACTTACAAGGTTTTCGCCGAAAAGAGACCGACTCAAATGAACTTTGACGAGGCGCCGTTTTATCTAGCGGTAAACAACATCAAGACAGACTCGCTCGACAAAAAGCCGTGGTTCAAACAGTCTCCTGTTGGTGTGAACAAACTCAATTCTATTATGAAGGTCATGTCAGAAAAAGCCGAACTTAATAAACCTCGACTTAAAAATCACAGTGGTAGAAAGACAATGATGCAGACCTTGGTGAACGAAGAAATCCCTCCCACTGACATAATTCAACTCTCAGGTCACAGAAATCTTCAAAGCGTTAACAACTACGCGactgtttctgaaaaacaacagatgaaAATGTCACGTACGCTTAGTGCATTTACCACTGgaattgtttctaaaaaagatgCCCCAAGAGAGGAAAGTTCGTGTGGAAGCtcaagtgaaaataacaaaatgcttgtgAGCCAGCAGCGCACAGAACACACTGTCACGTCTTCCACTTGTGGTCAACAACAAGCGCTACAAATTTTCGCTGGAGCTACGATAAGCGGTGGAAACATTCATGTTTCGATCAACACACTCAACAAATCACCTATATTGCCGACAAGCCCGAAGCCTAAATATCAAAGGTACAAAAGACTCTTAAGTTCTGATTCTGAGTCCGACTAG
- the LOC140931741 gene encoding uncharacterized protein — translation MPLRLTAKEEKEFHKAELCHICKKQLDDDRVRDHCHFTGQYRGAAHNSCNLQCRKPMIIPVIFHNLQGYDAHLFIKQLSKIPGDLNCIPSTEEKYISFSKKIKVGEYQSRRTGETVSLYFEIRFIDSFKFLQTSLANRVGNLQPDDFINTKEVFKDPNLLALLTRKGVYPYDYVSSIEKLSETQLPPKEEFYSKLNDEDITDADYQHAINVWNKFNCKTICDYHDLYLMTDVLLLSDVFENFRATCLKHYNLDPAHYYTSPGLARDACLKETGQELQLLHDYDMFMLFERVKRGGITHISKRYAVTNNKYMVNYDSDKPSTYIQYLDANNLYGWAMSQALPTHEFKWMHDLTIDSVINILEHPKKNKGYIFEVDLVYPHKLWKSHNDYPLAPEKINVDGVEKLISHFKPRSKM, via the coding sequence ATGCCTCTTAGATTAAcagcaaaagaagaaaaagaatttcaTAAAGCGGAGTTATGTCATATTTGTAAGAAACAACTTGATGATGATAgagttagagatcattgtcattttactgGTCAATACCGTGGAGCTGCTCATAACAGTTGTAACCTGCAATGTCGAAAGCCAATGATTATTCCAGTAATATTTCACAATCTTCAAGGGTATGATGCACATTTGTTTATTAAACAGTTGTCTAAAATACCAGGTGATCTTAATTGTATTCCTtcaacagaagaaaaatatatttccttttccaaaaaaattaaagttggtgaGTATCAATCAAGACGCACTGGAGAAACAgtttcactttattttgaaatacgATTTATTGACTCATTTAAGTTTCTTCAAACTAGTCTTGCTAATCGTGTTGGAAATTTACAACCAGATGATTTTATTAATACAAAAGAAGTATTTAAAGATCCAAATCTTTTAGCTTTATTAACTCGTAAAGGAGTTTACCCATATGATTACGTTTCTTCAATTGAAAAACTTTCTGAAACACAATTACCTCCGAAAGAagagttttattcaaaattaaatgatgaAGATATAACTGATGCTGATTACCAACACGCAATTAATGTTTGGAATAAATTTAATTGTAAAACTATTTGTGATTATCATGATCTTTACCTAATGACTGATGTACTACTTTTATcagatgtatttgaaaactttcgagcaacttgtttaaaacattaCAATCTAGATCCAGCACATTATTACACATCTCCTGGTTTGGCAAGGGATGCATGTCTCAAAGAAACAGGACAAGAACTTCAACTATTACATGACTATGACATGTTTATGTTGTTTGAACGTGTTAAACGAGGTGGAATAACTCACATATCAAAGAGATATGCAGTgacaaataacaaatacatggtTAATTATGATTCTGATAAACCTTCTACTTATATTCAATATCTCGATGCCAACAATCTCTATGGATGGGCAATGTCACAAGCACTTCCTACTCATGAGTTTAAATGGATGCATGATTTAACAATCGACTCTGTAATTAATATTCTTGAAcatccaaagaaaaataaaggatatatatttgaagttgatttggtTTATCCTCATAAACTATGGAAATCACATAATGATTATCCTCTTGCTCCAGAAAAGATAAATGTTGACGGAGTAGAGAAACTAATTAGTCATTTTAAACCAAGATCCAAAATGTAG
- the LOC140931742 gene encoding uncharacterized protein, translating into MKMRMWKMFTVNNNTVYWDKIDKLVDAYNNARHSSVKMSPVEASKKKNENKVWANLYGDLIYFKPGKPKFSIGDKVRISKYKRKVFDKGYTPNWTEELLVIEKVNPTKPITYSIVDLTGEEIKGSFYEQELQKAKQQTFRIEKVIKRDNKKNMSLVKWSGYPDKFNSWVSSKDLVNF; encoded by the coding sequence atgaagaTGAGAATGTGGAAAATGTTTACTGTAAATAAcaacactgtttactgggataagatagataaactAGTTGATGCTTACAATAATGCTAGGCATTCCAGTGTAAAAATGTCTCCTGTTGAAgcgagtaaaaagaaaaatgagaatAAAGTTTGGGCTAATTTGTATGGTGATTTGATTTACTTTAAACCTGGTAAACCAAAGTTTTCTATTGGAGACAAAGTTAGAATTTCTAAGTATAAAAGGaaggtatttgataaaggttacacaccaaactggacagaggagTTACTTGTAATTGAGAAAGTTAACCCAACAAAACCTATTACATATAGTATTGTTGATTTGACAGGAGAAGAGATTAAGGGATCTTTTTACGAAcaagaattacagaaagcaaaacagcagacatttagaatagaaaagGTTATCAAACGAGATAACAAAAAGAACATGtcattagtaaaatggagtggatatcctgataaatttaactcatgggtGAGTTCTAAGGATTTGgttaatttttaa
- the LOC140931743 gene encoding uncharacterized protein, with product MVQIKKKQDQVHILLLNIFDKFLATSSYTVTYSNYGGMHSFKGIVGVALIGVVTYVSKLYPGSISDKAIVRQSGFLNHLTAGDMVLADKGFVIQDRVRNGVSVNIPLFLNNGTFTESEARATKAIAKCRIGVERANTRLKDFNISSFIPSYLCCPADIIFQLCASLVNLQFPLIEQGCKGYEFD from the exons ATGGTTCAGATAAAGAAGAAGCAAGATCAGGTCCATATTCTTCTTCTAaatatttttgacaaatttcT TGCCACCTCTTCTTACACAGTTACGTATTCAAACTATGGGGGAATGCATTCCTTCAAGGGTATTGTGGGTGTAGCACTAATTGGTGTTGTTACTTATGTCAGCAAACTTTATCCAGGGTCAATATCTGACAAAGCAATTGTGCGGCAATCAGGATTTTTAAATCACCTTACTGCTGGAGATATGGTGTTAGCAGACAAAGGTTTTGTTATACAGGATCGTGTACGAAATGGTGTTTCTGTGAATATACCACTTTTTTTGAACAATGGCACATTCACTGAGAGTGAAGCAAGGGCAACAAAAGCTATAGCAAAATGCAGAATTGGTGTTGAGAGGGCAAATACTAGGCTTAAAGACTTCAACATTTCAAGTTTTATTCCTTCATATCTATGCTGTCCTGCAGATATCATATTTCAACTCTGTGCATCACTTGTTAATTTGCAGTTTCCACTGATCGAACAGGGGTGTAAAGGATATGAATTTGATTAA
- the LOC140931744 gene encoding uncharacterized protein produces the protein MNQELCKLKLDWNEKLPRELCERWKSWREGLMSLQGFSIPRCFKPKDFGEVKHVELHHFADPSQEHGYGTASYLRLVNSQGQIHCCFVMGKSRVKPLKTAVTVPKLELTAATLPTKVNKVIMRELEGRLKINSVTYWTDSMIVLKYIANEVRRFVTFVANRVAVIRQESDPGQWRHVRSELNPADYASRGIKASETGKLERWRRGPEFLWREVEDWPPQPPEELGDLLDTDEEVKKEKATVGASTVHADFWSILFQRYSSWDRLRRIVGWLCRAFNRPMQSQCQNDKDRSVKYSPKTLSIHDVDKAEKKIVKFVQEQSFADEKSETVIKGRLARLKPFEDEGIIRVGGRLNHSSLPYDAKHPMILPAKHPVSELIIRHYHHLNGHVRTYQVLAEIRQRYWIVNAVSTIKQVLGKCHVCKRQNAKLGEQVTAPLPVVRVSSDSHRLVYPFAAVGRGPPGIIYSDNGTNFRGAELDVVNALKVWDQEKIQLKLTRRGIEWKFNPPAASHQGGVWERLIRSIRRILHSMVGERLVDEETLRTFLIEVEKILNDRPITPVSDDPKDLEALTPNHILLLRQNPSSPPDLFEESDRFKARWKHVHLLANEFWQRWTREYLPTLQERQKWLQPKPNFIVGDLVLLADKNLPRGQWPKGLVEQTFPDSEGMVRQVVVRKADGAYRRDVRKLCLLEEQLLGGLEQQPKPL, from the exons ATGAATCAGGAATTGTGCAAACTAAAGTTGGATTGGAATGAGAAGCTCCCAAGAGAATTGTGTGAACGTTGGAAGAGTTGGAGAGAAGGGCTTATGAGCTTGCAAGGATTCAGTATTCCTCGATGTTTTAAGCCAAAGGACTTCGGTGAAGTGAAACATGTAGAGCTTCATCATTTCGCCGACCCATCCCAAGAGCATGGTTATGGGACAGCCTCTTATTTACGTCTTGTTAACAGTCAGGGGCAAATTCATTGCTGTTTCGTAATGGGGAAGTCTCGCGTGAAACCCTTGAAAACTGCTGTAACAGTACCAAAGCTGGAGTTGACAGCGGCTACTCTACCAACGAAAGTCAACAAGGTCATAATGAGAGAGTTAGAAGGAAGACTGAAGATTAACAGTGTGACTTACTGGACTGACTCTATGATAGTTCTCAAGTACATTGCCAATGAAGTACGAAGATTTGTAACCTTCGTCGCAAACCGGGTAGCTGTCATACGTCAAGAATCAGATCCAGGGCAGTGGCGGCATGTACGATCAGAGCTCAATCCTGCGGATTACGCTTCCCGAGGGATCAAGGCCTCGGAGACTGGAAAACTGGAAAGGTGGCGCCGTGGTCCAGAATTCTTGTGGAGAGAAGTTGAAGATTGGCCCCCGCAGCCTCCAGAGGAATTGGGAGACCTCCTAGATACAGACGAAGAAGTGAAAAAGGAGAAAGCCACCGTTGGAGCATCCACAGTTCATGCGGATTTCTGGAGCATTTTGTTCCAACGATATTCGTCGTGGGATCGACTGAGAAGAATAGTTGGGTGGTTATGTAGAGCCTTCAACAGACCGATGCAGTCCCAGTGCCAGAACGACAAAGATAGAAGTGTGAAGTATAGTCCTAAAACCTTATCGATCCATGACGTGGACAAAGCGGAGAAGAAAATTGTGAAGTTTGTCCAGGAACAGTCATTTGCTGATGAGAAAAGTGAAACAGTCATCAAAGGCAGACTAGCCAGACTTAAGCCATTCGAAGATGAAGGAATCATACGTGTCGGCGGAAGATTGAATCACTCGAGTTTGCCATATGATGCCAAGCACCCGATGATACTGCCAGCAAAGCACCCCGTGTCTGAGTTGATAATTCGCCACTATCATCACTTGAATGGACACGTAAGAACCTATCAAGTTCTGGCCGAAATTAGGCAGCGCTATTGGATCGTGAATGCAGTTTCCACAATAAAGCAAGTTCTTGGCAAGTGCCATGTGTGCAAACGTCAGAACGCCAAGTTAGGAGAACAAGTGACAGCACCACTTCCAGTTGTTAGAGTGTCTTCGGACAGTCACAGGCTCGTATATCCATTTGCTGCAGTTGG AAGAGGCCCCCCAGGTATTATCTATAGTGACAACGGTACTAACTTTAGAGGAGCTGAATTGGACGTCGTCAACGCTTTAAAGGTGTGGGATCAGGAGAAGATTCAGTTGAAGTTGACCAGGAGAGGAATTGAGTGGAAATTTAACCCACCCGCGGCCAGTCACCAAGGCGGCGTATGGGAGAGACTTATACGGTCTATCAGAAGGATCCTTCATTCTATGGTGGGAGAACGCCTCGTAGACGAAGAAACCCTGAGAACATTCCTCATTGAAGTAGAGAAGATTTTGAATGACAGGCCAATCACGCCGGTCTCTGATGATCCAAAGGATTTGGAAGCACTGACGCCAAACCACATCCTTCTGTTGCGCCAAAACCCGTCTTCACCCCCAGATTTATTCGAGGAGTCAGATCGATTCAAAGCCAGATGGAAGCACGTTCATCTTCTCGCAAATGAATTTTGGCAGAGGTGGACAAGGGAATATCTGCCAACGCTCCAAGAACGCCAGAAGTGGTTACAACCTAAGCCAAACTTTATAGTAGGAGATTTAGTGTTGCTTGCAGACAAGAATCTGCCCCGGGGTCAGTGGCCAAAGGGCTTGGTCGAGCAAACCTTTCCTGATAGCGAAGGCATGGTACGCCAAGTTGTCGTCAGAAAAGCGGACGGAGCGTACCGCAGAGATGTCCGGAAGCTCTGTCTATTGGAAGAGCAGTTACTAGGTGGCTTGGAACAGCAGCCAAAACCTCTTTGA
- the LOC140931745 gene encoding uncharacterized protein, whose protein sequence is MDKYLTEGASRWVPDDKVLVLKPLWYLPHHVVWHPRKPEEPRVVFDCASRSGGTSLNEQLLRGPENTSTLIGVILRFRVDDVAVTADIKRMFHQVFVAPEDRGALCYLWWPNGDLSKGSKTYQMLVHIFGAKSSPSVAGYALRKTAKDNEKDFSQEAVDAVLKDFYVDDLLKSFADSERAVQVSKQLQELLARGGFELTKWISNSRSVLSAFPVEERAPTIKSLDLKSESLPIDRALGIHWNVEHDTIDFVVSDKVSYHLLQRCMTRSDSPAPYSYLEEK, encoded by the coding sequence ATGGACAAGTACCTGACCGAGGGAGCATCACGATGGGTACCTGATGACAAAGTCCTAGTGCTTAAGCCGCTATGGTACCTTCCTCATCACGTGGTGTGGCATCCTAGAAAACCCGAAGAACCGCGGGTAGTGTTTGATTGTGCCTCAAGGAGTGGTGGAACGTCTTTGAATGAGCAACTTTTAAGAGGCCCTGAAAACACCAGCACCCTGATAGGAGTGATCCTGAGATTCCGAGTAGATGACGTTGCAGTTACGGCAGATATTAAGAGAATGTTTCACCAGGTCTTCGTAGCACCAGAAGATCGTGGAGCGTTGTGTTATTTATGGTGGCCGAATGGTGACCTTTCAAAGGGATCGAAGACTTACCAAATGCTTGTGCACATTTTTGGCGCAAAGTCCTCGCCGAGCGTAGCAGGATACGCCCTGAGAAAGACAGCTAAGGACAATGAGAAAGACTTCTCCCAAGAGGCAGTTGACGCCGTGCTTAAGGATTTCTACGTAGATGACTTGCTTAAATCCTTTGCTGATTCAGAACGCGCAGTACAAGTCAGTAAGCAGCTCCAGGAGTTACTTGCAAGAGGAGGCTTTGAATTGACAAAATGGATTTCCAATTCTCGCAGCGTGTTGTCAGCGTTCCCGGTGGAGGAAAGGGCACCCACCATTAAGAGTTTAGATCTGAAATCAGAAAGTTTGCCTATAGATAGAGCACTAGGAATCCACTGGAATGTTGAACATGACACCATTGACTTTGTTGTGAGTGACAAGGTGTCTTATCATCTATTGCAACGGTGTATGACCCGCTCGGATTCACCAGCCCCCTACTCTTACCTGGAAGAGAAATGA